Proteins found in one Cyanobium sp. ATX 6F1 genomic segment:
- a CDS encoding phosphoglycerate kinase, whose product MAKRSLTSLTADDLRGKRVLVRVDFNVPLDDQGGITDDTRIRAALPTINDLSGKGARVILAAHFGRPKGQVNEAMRLTAVAARLSELLGKPLVKTESCIGPDAEAKVAALADGDVLLLENVRFFAEEEANDPGFAAKLAALADVYVNDAFGAAHRAHASTAGVTAYLKPCVAGLLMEKELQYLQGAVDEPKRPLAAIVGGSKVSSKIGVLEALIDKCDKVLIGGGMIFTFYKARGLAVGKSLVEEDKLELAKELEAKAKAKGVQLLLPTDVVLADNFSPDANSQITSIEAIPDGWMGLDIGPDSIQAFQAALADCKTVIWNGPMGVFEFDKFAAGTNAIAHTLAGLSATGCCTIIGGGDSVAAVEKVGVAEQMSHISTGGGASLELLEGKVLPGVAALDEA is encoded by the coding sequence ATGGCGAAGCGCTCCCTGACCAGCCTCACCGCCGACGACCTGCGCGGCAAGCGTGTCCTGGTCCGGGTGGACTTCAACGTACCGCTTGATGATCAGGGGGGGATCACCGACGACACCCGCATCCGCGCCGCCCTGCCCACGATCAACGACCTCTCTGGCAAGGGCGCCCGGGTGATCCTGGCCGCTCACTTCGGACGTCCCAAGGGCCAGGTGAACGAGGCCATGCGCCTCACCGCCGTCGCTGCGCGGCTGAGCGAACTGCTGGGCAAGCCGCTGGTGAAGACCGAGAGCTGCATCGGCCCCGACGCCGAGGCGAAGGTGGCCGCCCTGGCCGACGGTGACGTGCTGCTGCTGGAGAACGTGCGCTTCTTCGCCGAGGAGGAGGCCAACGACCCCGGCTTCGCCGCCAAGCTCGCCGCTCTGGCCGACGTTTATGTGAACGACGCCTTCGGCGCCGCCCACCGCGCCCACGCCTCCACCGCGGGCGTGACCGCTTACCTGAAGCCCTGCGTGGCCGGTCTGCTGATGGAGAAGGAACTGCAGTATCTGCAGGGTGCCGTCGATGAGCCCAAGCGCCCCCTGGCGGCGATCGTGGGCGGCTCCAAGGTGAGCAGCAAGATCGGTGTGCTTGAAGCCCTGATCGACAAGTGCGACAAGGTGCTGATCGGCGGCGGCATGATTTTCACTTTTTACAAGGCGCGCGGCCTGGCGGTGGGCAAGAGCCTGGTGGAAGAAGACAAACTCGAGCTGGCCAAGGAGCTGGAGGCCAAGGCCAAGGCCAAGGGCGTTCAGCTGCTGCTGCCCACCGATGTGGTCCTGGCCGACAACTTCTCCCCCGACGCCAACAGCCAGATCACATCGATCGAGGCCATCCCCGATGGCTGGATGGGCCTCGACATCGGACCCGATTCGATCCAGGCCTTTCAGGCCGCCCTGGCTGACTGCAAGACGGTGATCTGGAACGGCCCGATGGGCGTGTTCGAGTTCGACAAGTTCGCCGCCGGCACCAACGCCATCGCCCACACCCTGGCGGGCCTGAGCGCCACCGGCTGCTGCACGATCATCGGTGGCGGTGACTCCGTGGCCGCCGTGGAGAAAGTGGGGGTGGCCGAGCAGATGAGCCACATCTCCACCGGCGGCGGCGCCAGCCTGGAGCTGCTGGAGGGCAAGGTGCTGCCCGGCGTGGCGGCCCTTGATGAGGCCTGA
- a CDS encoding universal stress protein: MFETVLFPIDQSRQALDAVATALKLARQHESHLVVLSVVEEEPGAMHDPEAVAQLLEQARSSFVEAGVPTQVIERQGKPAFVICDVADEINADLIVMGTRGLTVEADVPSTAARVIQLAPCPVLVVP; encoded by the coding sequence ATGTTTGAAACGGTGCTGTTCCCCATTGATCAGAGCCGCCAGGCCCTGGACGCGGTTGCCACGGCCCTGAAGCTGGCCCGGCAGCATGAAAGCCACCTGGTGGTGCTCTCGGTGGTGGAGGAGGAACCCGGGGCGATGCACGACCCCGAGGCCGTGGCCCAGCTGCTGGAGCAGGCCCGCAGCAGCTTCGTGGAGGCGGGGGTACCCACCCAGGTGATCGAGCGGCAGGGCAAGCCGGCCTTCGTGATTTGTGATGTGGCCGATGAGATCAACGCCGATCTGATCGTGATGGGCACCCGGGGGCTGACCGTGGAGGCCGACGTTCCCAGCACCGCCGCCCGGGTGATCCAGCTCGCCCCCTGTCCGGTGCTGGTGGTGCCCTGA
- the ylqF gene encoding ribosome biogenesis GTPase YlqF translates to MDGPGEAGGRAPAIQWYPGHIARAERQLKAQLAKVDLVIEVRDARIPLSTGHPRLKRWTDGKQRLLVINRRDMVPEAARIAWDRWFRARGETPWWCDAKVGTGVKQLQEAAIRAGEQLNARRAGRGMRPRPVRALMLGFPNVGKSALINRLVRQKVVDSARRAGVTRTLRWVRLGQALDLLDAPGVLPPRLEDQRAALLLALCDDIGQAAYDGEAVARAFLRLLEKLELDPANGIAAGLLQRRYGVAAPAAHADGAEWLEAAAARHTSGDTARQAQRLLDDFRRGVLGPIALELPPEPVLEAPPAELPPAELEPAGMEVAGA, encoded by the coding sequence ATGGATGGCCCAGGGGAGGCCGGCGGCCGCGCGCCGGCGATCCAGTGGTACCCCGGCCACATCGCCCGAGCCGAGCGCCAGCTCAAGGCTCAGCTGGCCAAGGTCGACCTGGTGATCGAGGTGCGGGATGCCCGCATTCCCCTCTCCACCGGCCATCCCCGTCTCAAACGCTGGACCGACGGCAAGCAGCGGCTGCTGGTGATCAACCGCCGTGACATGGTGCCGGAGGCGGCCCGGATCGCCTGGGATCGCTGGTTCCGCGCCCGCGGTGAGACCCCCTGGTGGTGCGACGCCAAGGTGGGCACGGGCGTCAAGCAGCTGCAGGAGGCGGCGATTCGCGCCGGAGAGCAGCTCAATGCCCGCCGGGCCGGTCGGGGCATGCGTCCGCGGCCGGTGCGGGCGCTGATGCTGGGCTTCCCCAACGTGGGCAAATCGGCGCTGATCAACCGGCTCGTGCGCCAGAAGGTCGTGGACAGCGCCCGCCGGGCCGGGGTCACCCGCACCCTGCGCTGGGTGCGCCTGGGCCAGGCCCTGGATCTGCTCGATGCCCCCGGCGTGCTGCCGCCCCGGCTCGAAGACCAGCGGGCGGCCCTGCTGCTGGCCCTCTGCGACGACATCGGCCAGGCGGCCTACGACGGCGAGGCGGTGGCGCGGGCGTTTCTGCGCTTGCTGGAGAAGCTGGAGCTCGATCCCGCCAACGGCATCGCCGCCGGCTTGCTCCAGCGGCGCTATGGCGTGGCGGCCCCGGCCGCCCATGCCGATGGGGCCGAGTGGCTGGAGGCCGCCGCCGCCCGCCACACCAGCGGCGACACGGCCCGCCAGGCCCAGCGCCTGCTGGATGACTTCCGCCGCGGCGTGCTGGGGCCGATCGCCCTGGAACTGCCACCGGAGCCGGTGCTTGAAGCGCCGCCTGCAGAGCTCCCTCCGGCGGAGCTGGAGCCCGCCGGGATGGAGGTGGCCGGGGCGTGA
- a CDS encoding RluA family pseudouridine synthase — protein sequence MSGFGEGEGELLTLEYPKPLPMRLDRWLVSQRPEQSRARIQKFIDAGYVRVNGVTGRAKTPLRQGDAVQLWMPPPEPLPYLLPQDIPLDVLFEDEHLIVLNKPAGLTVHPAPGNRDGTLVNALLHHCPDLPGIGGELRPGIVHRLDRDTTGCIVVAKSQEALVKLQGQIQSRVASREYLAVVHGAPGAERGTVVGAIGRHPVDRKKYAVVAEASGRHACTHWQLLERLGDYSLLRFKLDTGRTHQIRVHCAHIGHPIVGDATYGRCRKLPVPLAGQALHAVQLGLDHPISHERLVFEAPLPAAFERLLAKLRSV from the coding sequence GTGAGCGGCTTCGGCGAGGGGGAGGGGGAGCTGCTGACGCTTGAGTACCCCAAGCCGCTGCCGATGCGGTTGGACCGCTGGCTGGTGAGCCAGCGGCCCGAGCAGAGCCGCGCCCGGATCCAGAAGTTCATCGATGCCGGTTACGTGCGGGTCAACGGCGTCACCGGCCGCGCCAAGACCCCCCTGCGCCAGGGCGATGCGGTGCAGCTGTGGATGCCGCCCCCGGAGCCCCTGCCCTATCTGCTGCCCCAGGACATCCCCTTGGATGTGCTCTTCGAGGACGAACACCTGATCGTGCTCAACAAGCCCGCCGGGCTCACGGTGCACCCGGCCCCGGGCAACAGGGACGGCACCCTGGTGAACGCCCTGCTGCACCACTGCCCTGATCTGCCGGGCATCGGCGGCGAACTGCGCCCGGGGATCGTGCACCGCCTCGACAGGGACACCACGGGCTGCATCGTGGTGGCCAAGAGCCAGGAGGCCCTGGTGAAGTTGCAGGGCCAGATCCAGAGCCGCGTGGCCTCACGGGAGTACCTGGCGGTGGTGCATGGGGCCCCGGGCGCCGAGCGGGGCACGGTGGTGGGGGCGATCGGGCGCCACCCGGTGGATCGCAAGAAGTACGCCGTGGTGGCCGAGGCCTCCGGGCGCCATGCCTGCACCCACTGGCAGCTGCTGGAGCGGCTGGGCGATTACTCCCTGCTGCGCTTCAAGCTCGACACCGGCCGCACCCACCAGATCCGCGTCCACTGCGCCCACATCGGCCACCCGATCGTCGGGGATGCCACCTATGGCCGTTGCCGCAAACTGCCGGTTCCGTTGGCGGGCCAGGCCTTGCATGCGGTGCAGCTCGGGCTCGACCATCCGATCAGCCACGAGCGCCTGGTGTTCGAAGCGCCTTTGCCGGCGGCATTCGAGCGCCTGCTGGCGAAGCTGCGCAGCGTCTGA
- a CDS encoding dipeptide ABC transporter ATP-binding protein, with product MATISATDPVLLIRDLVVQYPPAAGSEREALVPTLDGLNLSLARGERLALVGPSGCGKSTVARAVLQLLPSGSRCEGTLLLAGTDPRLLRQGALRQLRGEAVGLVFQDPMTRLNPLLTVGEHLNDTLAAHRPLWKRRQRRQRAEELLARVGIEAERYGSYPHEFSGGMRQRLAIALAMALEPPLVIADEPTTSLDVAVAAQVMAELSRLCQEAGSALLLISHDLALAGRWCDRIAVLDQGRLVEEAPATQLLTRPRAPLSQRLLAAARAREGTPTPAPSEAPLLLELENLRCWHPLPSLPWNPRWLKAVDGVSLQVREGETLGVVGASGCGKSTLCRALMGLTPVRGGSVRLQGQDLLALRGRLRRRARRRIQMVFQDPLACLNPAMAVGEAIADPLLIHGLAGRAEARARARAQLAAVGLSPPERYERRLPRELSGGQQQRVAIARALMLEPRVLLCDESVSMLDAEVQAEVLELLRSLQQRLGLAMVFVTHDLALASGFCQRLIVLEGGKIVEQGPGDQLLEHPQAAITRALVEASPRLPSLAT from the coding sequence ATGGCCACCATTTCCGCCACCGATCCGGTGTTGCTGATCCGCGATCTGGTGGTGCAGTACCCGCCCGCGGCCGGATCGGAGCGGGAAGCCTTGGTTCCCACCCTCGACGGCCTGAACCTGAGCCTGGCCCGGGGCGAGCGGCTGGCCCTGGTGGGCCCCTCGGGCTGCGGCAAGAGCACTGTGGCCCGGGCGGTGCTGCAGCTGCTGCCAAGCGGCAGCCGTTGCGAGGGCACCCTGCTGCTGGCGGGCACCGATCCGCGGCTGCTGCGGCAGGGGGCACTGCGCCAGCTCCGTGGTGAAGCCGTGGGGCTGGTCTTCCAGGACCCGATGACCCGGCTCAACCCGCTGCTCACGGTGGGGGAGCACCTGAACGACACCCTCGCGGCCCACCGCCCCCTGTGGAAACGCCGCCAGCGCCGGCAGCGCGCCGAGGAGCTCCTGGCCCGAGTCGGCATCGAGGCGGAGCGCTACGGCAGCTACCCCCATGAATTCAGCGGCGGCATGCGCCAGCGGCTGGCCATCGCCCTGGCCATGGCCCTGGAACCGCCCCTGGTGATCGCCGATGAGCCCACCACCAGCCTGGATGTGGCGGTGGCCGCCCAGGTGATGGCCGAACTCAGCCGCCTCTGCCAGGAGGCGGGCAGCGCCCTGCTGCTGATCAGCCACGACCTGGCGCTGGCGGGCCGCTGGTGCGATCGCATCGCCGTGCTCGATCAGGGCCGGCTGGTGGAGGAGGCCCCCGCCACCCAACTGCTCACCCGCCCCCGGGCCCCCCTCAGCCAGCGGCTGCTGGCGGCCGCCCGCGCCCGCGAGGGCACCCCCACCCCAGCCCCCAGCGAGGCACCGCTGCTGCTGGAGCTGGAGAACCTGCGCTGCTGGCACCCGCTGCCCTCATTGCCTTGGAACCCCCGTTGGCTCAAGGCCGTCGACGGGGTGAGCCTGCAGGTGCGCGAAGGGGAAACCCTCGGCGTGGTCGGGGCCTCGGGCTGCGGCAAGAGCACCCTCTGCCGGGCCCTGATGGGCCTGACGCCGGTGCGGGGCGGATCGGTGCGGCTGCAGGGCCAGGACCTGCTGGCGCTGCGGGGCCGCCTGAGGCGCCGGGCCCGGCGGCGCATTCAGATGGTGTTCCAGGACCCCCTGGCCTGCCTCAACCCGGCCATGGCCGTGGGGGAGGCGATCGCCGATCCCCTTCTGATCCACGGTCTGGCGGGCCGCGCCGAAGCCCGGGCCAGGGCGCGCGCCCAGCTGGCGGCGGTGGGGCTCTCCCCGCCGGAGCGCTACGAGCGGCGCCTGCCCCGGGAGCTCTCGGGGGGGCAGCAGCAGCGCGTGGCGATCGCCCGCGCCCTGATGCTCGAGCCCCGGGTGCTGCTCTGCGATGAGAGCGTGAGCATGCTCGACGCCGAGGTGCAGGCGGAGGTGCTGGAGTTGTTGCGCTCCCTCCAGCAGCGCCTGGGGCTGGCGATGGTGTTCGTCACCCACGACCTGGCCTTGGCCAGCGGTTTCTGCCAGCGGCTGATCGTGCTGGAGGGGGGCAAGATCGTGGAGCAGGGGCCGGGCGATCAGCTGCTGGAGCATCCCCAGGCAGCCATCACCCGGGCCCTGGTGGAGGCCTCCCCGCGGTTGCCGTCGCTGGCCACTTGA
- a CDS encoding RelA/SpoT family protein — MLEAAQATAVEDLVADDLLAEDLALDDGDLEDRAVVDADRVDPPAEAPAGHPPVSGTLVVAFGSGRRSADDYAIPLPEWLRRALEQSQPSSPARAPGAPATASEAQPATAHPPATAHPLATANQRLLAAAFDFAYQLHDGQMRASGEPYIVHPVAVADLLREIGASPSVIAAGFLHDVVEDTGVTPEQLEQHFGPEVRALVEGVTKLGGIHFTNRTEAQAENLRRMFLAMASDIRVVLVKLADRLHNMRTIAALAPEKQQRIARETREIYGPLANRLGIGRLKWELEDLAFKVLEPEAFREIQQQVASKRSDREDRLAVTVQLLRDRLAAVGLEACDVSGRPKHLYGIWSKMQRQQKAFHEIYDVAALRILTPSDEACYRALAVVHDTFRPIPGRFKDYIGLPKPNGYQSLHTAVIGRHRPIEVQIRTADMHQVAEYGIAAHWKYKEGGSPAAGDTERFNWLRQLVDWQKDDGGADSSDYLASIKEDLFDEEVFVFTPSGDVVGLRKGSTAVDFAYRIHSEVGNHCQGVRINDRLCPLATPLQNGDFVQILNAKSAHPSLDWLNFVATPTARNRIRQWYKRSHREENILRGRELLERELGRDGFDALLNGPAMAKVARRCNLIGTDDLLASLGFGGVTLQQVVNRLREEIRLATAVAAPVLSNEELARTVSAQAESAPAPNETSTASPILGLEGLEYRIGGCCSPLPGEAILGTVALGNHGITIHRQDCPNISPVPVDRRLPVRWNPLVDPVRRRYPVQLRIEVLDRVGVLKDILTRLSDSRINVSDARVRTNPGKPARIDLRVELTSAAQLGTTMDQIRSMADVLDLCRTGIG, encoded by the coding sequence ATGCTCGAAGCGGCCCAGGCCACGGCTGTCGAAGATCTTGTCGCCGACGATCTTCTCGCCGAAGATCTCGCTCTCGACGATGGGGATCTGGAAGATCGGGCGGTTGTTGATGCCGATCGCGTCGATCCCCCTGCCGAAGCGCCTGCTGGACATCCCCCGGTGAGCGGGACCTTGGTGGTGGCCTTCGGCTCTGGGCGCCGTTCCGCCGACGACTACGCGATTCCGCTGCCGGAGTGGCTGCGGCGCGCTTTGGAGCAGTCCCAGCCGTCTTCCCCAGCTCGCGCCCCCGGGGCTCCCGCCACCGCCAGCGAGGCCCAGCCGGCAACCGCTCATCCGCCCGCAACAGCCCATCCGCTCGCAACAGCCAATCAGCGCCTGCTGGCCGCCGCCTTCGATTTCGCCTACCAGCTCCATGACGGTCAGATGCGGGCCAGCGGCGAGCCCTACATCGTTCATCCGGTGGCGGTCGCTGATCTGTTGCGGGAGATCGGTGCCAGCCCCAGCGTGATCGCCGCCGGGTTCCTCCACGATGTGGTCGAGGACACAGGCGTCACCCCCGAGCAGCTCGAGCAGCATTTCGGCCCTGAGGTGCGGGCGCTGGTGGAGGGGGTCACCAAGCTGGGGGGCATCCATTTCACCAACCGCACCGAGGCCCAGGCGGAGAACCTGCGACGCATGTTCCTGGCCATGGCCAGCGACATCCGGGTGGTGCTGGTGAAGCTGGCCGACCGGCTCCACAACATGCGCACGATTGCGGCGCTGGCGCCGGAGAAGCAGCAGCGCATCGCCCGCGAGACCCGCGAGATCTACGGCCCCCTGGCCAACCGGCTGGGGATCGGCCGGCTCAAGTGGGAACTGGAGGATCTGGCCTTCAAGGTGCTCGAGCCCGAGGCCTTCCGCGAGATCCAGCAGCAGGTGGCCAGCAAGCGCAGCGACCGGGAGGATCGCCTGGCGGTCACCGTGCAACTGCTGCGCGACCGGCTGGCGGCGGTGGGGTTGGAGGCCTGTGACGTGAGCGGCAGGCCGAAGCACCTCTACGGCATCTGGAGCAAGATGCAGCGCCAGCAGAAGGCCTTCCACGAGATCTACGACGTGGCGGCCCTTCGCATCCTGACCCCGAGCGACGAGGCCTGTTATCGCGCCCTGGCCGTGGTGCACGACACCTTCCGCCCGATCCCCGGCCGCTTCAAGGACTACATCGGTCTGCCCAAGCCCAACGGCTACCAATCCCTGCACACGGCGGTGATCGGCCGCCACCGGCCGATCGAGGTGCAGATCCGCACCGCCGACATGCACCAGGTGGCCGAATACGGCATCGCCGCCCACTGGAAATACAAGGAGGGGGGCTCCCCCGCCGCCGGCGACACCGAGCGCTTCAACTGGCTGCGGCAGCTGGTCGACTGGCAGAAGGACGACGGCGGCGCCGACAGCAGCGACTACCTGGCCTCGATCAAGGAAGACCTGTTCGATGAGGAGGTGTTTGTGTTCACCCCCAGCGGTGATGTGGTGGGGTTGCGCAAAGGTTCCACGGCGGTGGATTTCGCCTACCGGATCCACTCGGAGGTGGGCAATCACTGCCAGGGGGTGCGCATCAACGACCGCCTCTGCCCCCTGGCCACGCCGCTGCAGAACGGCGATTTCGTGCAGATCCTCAACGCCAAGTCGGCCCACCCCAGCCTCGATTGGCTCAACTTCGTCGCCACCCCCACGGCGCGGAACCGCATCCGCCAGTGGTACAAGCGCAGTCACCGGGAGGAGAACATCCTCCGCGGGCGGGAGCTGCTGGAGCGCGAACTCGGCCGCGACGGCTTCGATGCCCTGCTCAACGGACCGGCCATGGCCAAGGTGGCCCGCCGCTGCAACCTCATCGGCACCGACGATCTGCTGGCCTCCCTGGGCTTCGGGGGCGTCACCCTGCAGCAGGTGGTGAACCGGCTGCGGGAGGAGATCCGCCTGGCCACGGCGGTGGCCGCTCCGGTGCTCAGCAACGAGGAACTGGCTCGCACGGTGTCGGCCCAGGCGGAGAGCGCCCCTGCGCCGAACGAGACCTCCACCGCCAGCCCGATCCTGGGGCTCGAGGGGCTCGAATACCGCATCGGTGGTTGCTGCAGCCCCCTGCCCGGGGAGGCGATCCTGGGCACGGTTGCCCTTGGCAACCACGGCATCACCATCCATCGCCAGGACTGCCCCAACATCAGCCCGGTGCCGGTCGACCGGCGGCTGCCGGTGCGCTGGAACCCCCTGGTGGATCCCGTGCGCCGCCGTTACCCGGTGCAGTTGCGCATCGAGGTGCTCGATCGCGTCGGGGTCTTGAAAGACATCCTCACGCGCCTCTCCGACAGCCGCATCAACGTCAGCGATGCGCGCGTGCGCACCAACCCCGGCAAGCCGGCCCGCATCGACCTGCGGGTGGAACTCACCAGTGCCGCCCAGCTGGGCACCACCATGGACCAGATCCGCTCGATGGCGGATGTGCTCGATCTCTGCCGCACGGGCATCGGCTGA
- the mnmE gene encoding tRNA uridine-5-carboxymethylaminomethyl(34) synthesis GTPase MnmE, whose protein sequence is MKSEDTIASGGGATDTIAAVATAVAPGVGSVAIVRVSGAGAEPIARRLFLAPGDQAWESHRVLYGHVIDPGSGERLDEALLLLMRAPRSFTREDVVEFHCHGGVVAVGRVLEQVLAAGARRALPGEFSQRAFLNGRLDLTRAEALSELITARSRRAAQLAMAGLDGGLERRIGALRFRLLDQLAELEARVDFEEDLPPLEGGAVVAELESVRGELAALVAEAAQGRVLREGLKVAIIGRPNVGKSSLLNALSGSERAIVTELPGTTRDLVESELVLQGVPITLLDTAGIRPTDDPVERRGIERSRSALASADAVLLLFDLSAGWGEADGALRALVPEGVPLLVVGNKLDAVQPDAAAGGGVAGPADLAISALAGEGLGALATALLARCGATLGSGLEVALNQRQRDLAAEASIALGRSLEAADQDLPWDFWTIDLRQAVRSLGAITGEEVNEAVLDRIFSRFCIGK, encoded by the coding sequence TTGAAGAGCGAGGACACCATCGCCAGCGGCGGCGGCGCCACCGACACGATCGCTGCGGTTGCCACCGCCGTGGCGCCGGGGGTAGGCAGCGTCGCGATCGTGCGGGTCTCCGGGGCTGGGGCTGAGCCGATCGCCCGCCGGTTGTTCCTGGCCCCTGGGGACCAGGCCTGGGAGAGCCATCGGGTGCTCTACGGCCATGTGATCGATCCCGGCAGCGGTGAGCGCCTCGATGAGGCGCTGCTGCTGCTGATGCGCGCCCCCCGCAGCTTCACCCGCGAGGACGTGGTGGAGTTCCACTGCCATGGAGGGGTGGTGGCCGTCGGCCGGGTGCTGGAGCAGGTGCTCGCGGCGGGGGCCCGGCGTGCCCTGCCTGGGGAGTTCAGCCAGCGGGCCTTCCTCAACGGCCGCCTGGACCTCACCCGCGCCGAGGCGCTCAGTGAGCTGATCACCGCCCGCAGCCGCCGGGCGGCCCAACTGGCGATGGCGGGCCTCGATGGCGGCCTGGAGCGGCGCATCGGCGCCCTGCGCTTCCGGCTGCTGGATCAATTGGCGGAGCTGGAGGCCCGCGTCGATTTCGAAGAGGATCTGCCCCCCCTTGAGGGCGGCGCCGTGGTGGCGGAACTGGAGTCTGTGAGGGGGGAACTCGCCGCGCTGGTGGCCGAGGCCGCCCAGGGCCGGGTGCTGCGGGAGGGGTTGAAGGTGGCGATCATCGGTCGCCCGAACGTGGGCAAATCCAGCCTGCTCAATGCCCTCAGCGGCAGCGAACGGGCGATCGTCACCGAGCTGCCCGGCACCACCCGCGACCTGGTGGAGAGCGAACTGGTGCTCCAGGGGGTGCCGATCACCCTGCTCGACACGGCCGGTATCCGCCCCACCGACGACCCGGTGGAGCGCCGGGGGATCGAACGCAGCCGCTCGGCCCTGGCGAGCGCCGATGCCGTGTTGCTGCTCTTCGACCTGTCGGCAGGTTGGGGCGAGGCTGATGGGGCCCTGCGGGCGCTGGTGCCCGAGGGGGTGCCCTTGCTGGTGGTGGGCAACAAGCTGGATGCGGTCCAGCCAGATGCGGCCGCTGGGGGTGGGGTCGCCGGCCCGGCGGATCTGGCAATCAGCGCCCTGGCGGGCGAGGGGCTGGGCGCCCTGGCGACGGCGCTGCTGGCTCGATGCGGCGCGACGCTTGGATCAGGGTTGGAAGTGGCCCTCAACCAGCGCCAGCGGGATCTGGCCGCCGAGGCCTCCATCGCCCTGGGCCGATCCCTGGAGGCCGCTGATCAGGACCTCCCCTGGGACTTCTGGACCATTGACCTGCGCCAGGCGGTGCGCAGCCTGGGGGCGATCACCGGCGAGGAGGTGAATGAAGCCGTGCTCGATCGGATTTTTTCCCGCTTCTGCATCGGCAAATGA
- a CDS encoding dienelactone hydrolase family protein: protein MGTRSNDPASTLSLRRRELLLGGLATGFAIAAGPTMAATITTPADGLLAGFVSVPAADRSIPAYRAQPAKGSRHPVVLVVQEIFGVHAHIQDVCRRLAKLGYLAIAPSLFERQGDVSQLPDIPSILPVVAQVPDAQVLSDLDATVAWAAGHGGDTSRLGITGFCWGGRITWLYAAHNPKLKAGVAWYGRLVGTATPLQPRFPIDLAGKLKAPVLGLYAGADEGIPLESVQRMQAALKAAGNRSEIQVFPGVPHGFHADYRPTFLAEAAAAGWKRLQAWFKAHGVAPAG from the coding sequence ATGGGAACCCGATCGAATGATCCCGCATCGACCCTCAGCCTGCGGCGCCGGGAGCTGTTGCTGGGGGGCCTGGCCACTGGTTTCGCCATCGCCGCCGGGCCGACCATGGCGGCCACGATCACCACACCCGCCGATGGGCTGCTCGCCGGCTTCGTGAGCGTGCCGGCGGCTGATCGCTCGATTCCCGCCTACCGCGCCCAGCCCGCCAAGGGCAGCCGCCATCCGGTGGTGCTGGTGGTGCAGGAGATCTTCGGGGTGCACGCCCACATCCAGGACGTCTGCCGGCGCCTGGCCAAACTCGGTTACCTGGCGATCGCCCCCAGCCTGTTTGAGCGCCAGGGGGATGTGAGCCAGCTGCCCGACATCCCATCCATCCTGCCGGTGGTGGCCCAGGTGCCGGATGCCCAGGTGCTCTCCGATCTCGATGCCACGGTGGCCTGGGCCGCGGGCCATGGGGGCGACACCAGCCGGCTGGGGATCACGGGCTTCTGCTGGGGTGGACGCATCACCTGGCTCTACGCCGCCCACAACCCCAAGCTCAAGGCCGGTGTGGCCTGGTACGGCCGCCTGGTGGGCACCGCCACGCCGCTGCAGCCCCGCTTCCCGATCGATCTGGCGGGAAAGCTGAAGGCACCGGTGCTGGGCCTCTATGCCGGCGCCGATGAGGGCATCCCACTGGAGTCGGTGCAGCGCATGCAGGCGGCGCTCAAGGCGGCCGGCAACCGCAGTGAGATCCAGGTGTTCCCGGGCGTGCCCCACGGCTTCCACGCCGATTACCGCCCCACCTTCCTGGCCGAAGCGGCGGCGGCGGGCTGGAAGCGGCTGCAGGCCTGGTTCAAGGCCCACGGGGTGGCACCGGCGGGCTGA
- the nadC gene encoding carboxylating nicotinate-nucleotide diphosphorylase, with protein sequence MPPGPAPHASLLADPGLSERLRGWLAEDIGRGDLTAPALMGARGQAAWIAKQGGRFCGGVLVEPLFKLLDPAVRVELLVADGVLVEPGTRLLELEGPATALVAGERTALNLAMRLSGIATATAVLVAQLAGSGVRLVDTRKTTPGLRTLEKYAVRCGGGHNHRQGLDDAAMLKENHLAWAGGVAAAIAAVRASAPWPARVIVEAETAAEAEAALRAGADAVLLDEFTPQALAELVPRLRALAPAVVLEASGVDPERLSAYAATGIDLISTSAPITRSPWLDLSMRFERA encoded by the coding sequence ATGCCCCCAGGTCCCGCCCCCCACGCCAGCCTGCTCGCCGATCCAGGTCTGAGTGAGCGCTTGAGGGGCTGGCTGGCCGAAGACATCGGCCGTGGCGATCTGACGGCGCCCGCCCTGATGGGGGCCCGGGGCCAGGCCGCCTGGATCGCCAAGCAAGGCGGCCGCTTCTGCGGCGGCGTGCTGGTGGAGCCCCTGTTCAAGCTGCTGGATCCGGCTGTGCGGGTGGAGCTTCTTGTGGCCGATGGCGTGCTGGTGGAGCCGGGGACGCGCCTGCTGGAGCTGGAAGGCCCAGCGACGGCCCTGGTGGCGGGGGAGCGCACGGCCCTGAACCTGGCCATGCGCCTCTCGGGGATCGCCACCGCCACGGCGGTGCTGGTGGCCCAGCTGGCGGGCAGCGGCGTGCGCCTGGTGGACACCCGCAAGACCACGCCGGGGCTGCGCACCCTGGAGAAATACGCCGTGCGTTGCGGCGGCGGCCACAACCACCGCCAAGGTCTCGATGACGCCGCCATGCTCAAGGAAAACCACCTGGCCTGGGCCGGCGGGGTGGCCGCCGCGATCGCGGCCGTGAGGGCTTCGGCCCCCTGGCCGGCCCGGGTGATCGTCGAGGCCGAAACCGCCGCCGAGGCCGAAGCGGCGCTGCGGGCCGGCGCCGATGCGGTGCTGCTGGATGAGTTCACGCCCCAGGCCCTCGCGGAGCTGGTACCGCGCCTGCGGGCGCTCGCCCCGGCAGTGGTCCTGGAGGCCTCGGGTGTGGACCCCGAAAGGCTCAGCGCCTATGCCGCCACAGGCATTGATCTGATCTCCACCAGCGCGCCGATCACCCGCAGCCCCTGGCTCGATCTGAGCATGCGCTTCGAGCGGGCCTAG